The Novosphingobium sp. Gsoil 351 genome contains the following window.
GAGTGTTATGCTACTAGGTTATATACGTGGCGAGACATTGGCAAGCGGGATTCTCATGCTCGATCAATCTTTGACAGTCCCTCGCCTCATTGCCGTACGCGCGCTTCATCGGGACGGCAGCCAGCACAAGCCGCCGGCTGAAAGAGTAGAGAGGTCTTGTTCGGCGGGTAAAGCTCGATCGGCGATAATGCCTCTGCAGAGGGTCGTGCCCTTCCTCGCCCTGCTTCTTGCGCTTGCACTGGGGGCTTGCGGAACCTCTCGCGCGGAAAATCACACGACGGCGACGAGAGAGTGCGCACCTATATCAGATACACCGGTGAAGCTGGTTGGTGGCACGTTTTCGATGGGGCAGGACGACGTCTACCGGGAGGAAGGTCCTGTGCGCCAAACTCATGTCGATAGCTTTTCAATTGACCCTCACGAGGTAACTAACGCCCAATTCGCGAGGTTCGTACAATCGACGCGATATATCACGGTTGCAGAAAAACCTGTGGATCCCTCAGCCTTCGGTATTCCCGTTGCGGAGATTCCTCCAGATATGCTGAAGCCGGGTTCGGCCGTGTTTTCCCCGCCCGCGTATCCGACGAACAACTACCAGGATTGGTGGAAATATGTGCCCGGGGCCAACTGGCGGATGCCTTACGGTCCGCAAGGCCCCCGCCAAGTCCCCGACGAACCTGTGGTCCACCTCGCGTGGCAGGATATGACTGCCTACGCCAAATGGCGAGGAGGTCGGCTTCCGACTGAGGCCGAATGGGAGTACGCCGCGAGTGCTGGTCAGGTGGCTTCCACTGCGCAGCCATCCGAAGCCAACAGTTGGCAGGGCGTCTTTCCGCAGTTCAATACCGAAGAGGACGGTTTCAAGGCCATTGCACCCGTTGGCTGCTATCACCCCAACGCCAATGGACTATACGACATGATCGGGAATGTGTGGGAGGTCACCTCCGACTTCTACAAGCCTGGCCACGATCCTAAGGAAACAGATAATCCGCAGGGGCCAAGCGCGGCCGAAGCCTATGATCCTTCGAACCCCGGCTTTCCATCTCGCACAATGAAGGGCGGCAGCTACTTGTGCGCCCCGAATTATTGCCAACGCTACCGCCCCGCTGCGAGGCAAGGGCGAGACCCAGGAATGGGGAGCAGTAACGTCGGTTTTCGACTCGTTTATGACCAGCCGGGGTAGATGCTGCCCGTTGGCGTGCTCGGTCACGTGAATCGGGCGCGAACTGATGAGTACCGCGAGCTAGACCACATATCCACCAAGCAAGAACCCCTAACCGAATCACCGGACACCGCCATGGGCCTCGTCGAGGTTTCGCAGCCCGCCGGAGTCAGTACCCGCGGGAGCACAAATTCTTCGAGGTTCAGATAGTCGTTTGAGGCAAGCTCGACTCCACGATCAACCTGTGATACCTAGGTCACTAGGTTATATATGTAGGTTCAGGGGATGTTACAATGCGCCGGATTTCCGCCAGCGACGCTGTGTTTCTCGACATGGAAACACCCAACGCGCCTTTAGTCATCGGCGGAGTATTCCTGCTCGATCCAACAACCGCGCCTGGAAATTTCGTCAGGCACCGCGACATCCTCGACTACGTCGACAGCCGCCTCCACCTTATGGGCAATTTGCGACGAAAGCTGGTCCATCATCCGCTTGGGCTCGATGAGCCCCGGCTCATCGACGACCCCGATTTTGACCTGGAATTTCACGTACGACATATCGCGTTGCCGAAGCCACATGACTGGCGACAACTGAAAATCTTGACCGCCCGGCTAATCTCCAGGCCGATGGATATGCACCGCCCGCTTTGGGAAATGTACATCATAGAGGGACTGGATGAGCTCGAAGGCGTCCCAAAAGGTGCCTTTGCGATGCTCTTCAAAATGCATCACGCGACTTTTGATGGCAAAGCCGCCGGCGCGGCACTGTGGGCGTTCATGCAGGACACCCCAGATTGCGAGCCAGTACCTCCGCAAAAGCGCTGGGTGCCGGAACGCAATCCCAACGCACTCGGCTGGACCGTCAATTCAGTACAGGAAGGGGCTCGCCAATGGCTGGCAAACCTTAGAGCTATGCCAAGCCTGGGCAAAGGTATGGTGGCCAGCATAAAGTCAGACGCCAGCAAGCGACCGACTGACTGGCGCGAAATGCTTGCACCGAAAACCCGCTTTCAAAACAAGATCACCACCCATCGGGTGTGGGATTTCGTCCGCTTCGAGATGGCCGATGTGCAAGAACTGAGGGCCGCCCTGGGCAAACCGAAAATGAATGACTTGCTCCTCACTGTCGTAGGCGGAGCCTTGCGAAAGTACCTTGCCAAACACGGCGAACTGCCCGAAAAATCTCTGCTCACAATCTGCCCGATCAACGTTCGCGGCTCCGGCGACCCCGCCGAAGGAGGAAACTTCGTTTCCGGCATGCGCGTTCCTTTGGGGACGGACATCGCCGAACCTCTCGCGCGGCTCGACGCAATCGCTGAAAGCGCCAAGAAGGGTAAGGCCCAATCCGAGGCGCTGGGCGGCCACTTCCTTGGCGACATGTTGGCATTGACTCCCTATCCGGTGCGCACGCGAATTATGCGCGGGATATCGGGAATGGCAGGGCGCGGCAACGCCTCGCTGCCAGGCTTTGCCAACACCACGGTCACCAACGCGCCCAACCCACCCGGCGGGCATTACTTTGCCGGTGCCAAGGTTCTTTGCTACGCAGGCTTTGGGCCCCTTTTCGAGGGAACAGGCCTATTTCATACCATAACCGGGATGGACTTTGAGATCACGATTTCCGCCACCAGCTGCCGCGAAGTCTTGCCTGACATAGCCTTCTACATCGAGTGCCTGCGGGCCAGCTTCGCGGATTTGCAGATAGCGGCCAGGGAAAAGGCCGCAACGAAGTGACCCATCCGCGCGTCCATGCTTTGCATCACCCGGACAAGCCCGCAGTCATCATGACCGACGGATCTGCTACGCTCACTTATGGCGAGCTTGAGGACCGGGCCAACCGCGGAGCGCGATTGCTGCGGGCACGCGGCATCGAGAACGGTGACACGGTTGCCTATTGGCTCGGAAACGGTCCCGGCATATTCGAAGTCTACTGGGCCGCCCAACGCTGCGGGCTTTACATCACTCCGATCGCCACTGCTCTGACCGGAGAAGAAGCCAGCTACATTGTCGCGAACTCTGGGGCGAAGCTGGTCGTTGTAGCGCCAGAGATGGCTGGCTTGTCCGGACTCGACGTAGCACCCAATGTCGAGGTTTTGACCTTCAAGGAATGGCGGGAGGAATGCGCTCGGCACCGCCCGGAGCCGATTGGCGATGAAAGTCCCGGTTTCCACATGGTCTATTCGAGCGGTACAACCGGACGACCAAAAGGCGTTCGGCTCACGTTGCCCGACGGGGGAGTGACCGATCTCCACATGCTCGCGGCCAAAGCGCGCGACGGTTACGGGATTGGGCCCAACGACATCTACCTGTCGCCCGCTCCGTTGTACCATACGGCCCCGCTGGCATTCACCACCACTTGTCACCGGCTGGGCTCGACCGTGGTCCAGATGCCAAAGTTCGAGCCTGAAGCGGCGTTGGCGGCGATCGAGCGCTATGGGGCGACAATCACCCAGATGGTTCCGACCATGTTCGTGCGGATGCTGAAGTTGCCGGAACAGTTACGGGGCCGCTATGACCTGTCGTCGCTCAGGACGGTGATCCACGCCGCCGCGCCGTGCCCGGTACCGGTCAAACGCCAGATGATCGAATGGCTTGGCCCGATAATTCATGAGTACTACGGCGGGTCGGAAGGCAATGGCTCAACCGCCATCTCGTCGGAAGAATGGCTTGAAAAGCCTGGCTCTGTTGGCCGGGCCAACTGGGGCACGCTTCACATCTGCAACGACGATGGCGACGAACTCTCGGCTGGTGAGCAAGGCATCGTTTATTTCGAGGGTGGATGGGACTTTCAGTACCTTGGCGACGACGACAAGACCCGCGACAGTCGAAATCCCAAGCACCCGACGTGGTCCGCGCTGGGCGATGTCGGCTACTTGGACGAGGATGGCTATCTCTTCCTGACCGACCGCAGAAGCTACATGATCATCTCGGGCGGAGTTAACATCTATCCGCAGGAGATAGAGAATCTGCTGATAATGCATCCCGAGGTCGCCGATGCCGCGGTGATCGGCGTGCCTCATCCCGAGTTTGGCGAAGAAGTGAAGGCGGTCGTCCAGCCGGTCGAACTGGATGCCGCGGGACCTGCGCTGGCGGAAGAGCTTATTGCACTTTGCAGACAGAACCTGTCACCGATCAAGTGTCCGCGCTCTGTCGATTTCGACCCCGCACTTCCCCGGCTCGACAACGGCAAGCTTTACAAGCGCCTCATCAAGGATCGCTACTGGCAGGGTCGGTCAACCCGGATTTCGGGCTGATGTTAGCCGGTTTGGCGACCCTGTTCCTGGCGCTCGGTGCAGCGGGTTTATTCGGCGTCAAGCCTAGGTGGCTGCCGCCCGGGATGCTCTTGATCTACTGGCTGCCGAGCTGGCTCGGCCAGTCGTTGGCGGCACAAATTATGGTCGCCTCTGCAATCATCGCAGGCCTCGGAGAAGGGACTGCGCAGGTGATTGCAGTTCTGGCAACTGTCGTCCTGTTCGTCGTGCACTTGCGAAATCGGCGGGATGGTCAGGCGGTGATGGCCGCGGTCAAGCTCGAGGAACGGCTTCCTGTAACCGCGGGCTTTTGCCCGTTTAGCAGCCGGCATGGGATCAAGCGCATTCAAGGGGTTGCCTATGCCCAAGGCGGAGAGCGCAACACGCTGGACATCATCACTTCGAGCGATGCGCCAACAGAGGATGCAAGGGTTCTCATCCATATACCAGGCGGGGCGTGGGTCACCGGCAAACGCAACCAGCAGGCACGTCCGCTGATCCACCATCTTGCACGCAATGGTTGGGTGTGCGTCGATATCAACTACCGGCTCGGTCCCCGCAATCGCTTCCCGGCTATGCTCACTGACGTCCTGCGCGCGATCGCCTGGGTCAAGACTCACATCGCCGTCTATGGAGGCGATCCTGGGCGTATCGTACTCACTGGAGGGTCCGCAGGAGGGCACCTCACCGCGCTCGCGGCGTTAGCGCACGACCGCGACGAGGCGAAGCCCGGGTTCGAAGGTGTCGATTGTGCCGTTCGGGCCGCAGTGGCGCTCTACGGGCGATACGACTTCATCGACCGAAATCGCTTGTGGGGCCGCAATCACGACAAGCTGATCCAATTTGCTGCCGAAAAAATAATGCCTCGCGACGCTGGCCCACAATTGTGGGACCTCGCGAGCCCCATCGCTCAAGTCCGAGGCGATGGCCCACCGCTGCTGGTGATTCATGGACGCCACGACACCTTGCTGCCGAGCGAGGAAGCGGACCTGTTTGCCGACGCCCAGCGCGCAGCGGGCGGCAAGGTTGACGGGGTCACCCTGTCTGGCGGCCAGCACGCCTACGATATGCTGGAATCTGCAATGACTGTTGGACACATGCGCGCAGTGCGCCACTGGCTCGAAAGTAGGATGTGACATGGCCGAACTTCACCAGCTGACCTCAAGCGACGCGGCGATGCTGTTCCTCGAAACGCCGGACACGCCGAATCACATCGCGCCGCTCATCATCTGCGATCAGTCCACCGTGCCGGGTGGCACCACGCTGCGCCTGCGACAAATCAAGGCTAAAATGGAACGGGCCCTCGATGGCGCGCCAAATTTCCGCCGACGGCTAGTGCGTCCGCCGCTCGACATCGACAACCCCTACTGGGTTGACGATCCGAACTTCGACCTCGACTTCCACTTACGCCATCTTGCCTTGCCTGAGCCCGGTGATTGGCGGCAGCTGTCGATTCAGGTGGCCCGGCTGCTCTCTCGCTCGCTGGATCCGAACCGGCCATTGTGGGAAATGTACGTAATCGAAGGACTGGACCGGGTTGTCGATCTCCCGCCCGGGGCGTTTGCCGTCCTATTGAAAATTCATCATGCAATGATGGACGGCATGGGGGCGATGTCGCTGATGGATGGAATGTTTGATCGCTCTCCGCTGCAACCGCCCGAGCCGTCGGCAGCGAAGTGGCGTCCCCAACCTGGGCCGCATATGACTGAGATAATATCCCGCGGCTGGTTGAATGCCGGCCTTCGCTTTAGCAAAATCGGGGTACGATTGAATGCCCTTGCTGCCAAAGCCGTGCGCGAACGGCTATCCGGCCCCACAGAAGAATCACCGATTCCCGCCAACGCAGTGCCAAAGACCCCATTTAATGGCCCTCTGACCCCGGCGCGTGTCTATGACCTGAAACAATATCCACTCAAGCGCATCAAATCATTACGGTCACTGGTTCCCGGCTCAACCGTAAATGATGTCGGGTTGGCGCTCATCACCGGCGCGCTCCGGCGCTACCTGATAGGCCGAAATGCCTTACCCGCGGACAATCTGATCTGTGCGGTACCAGTGTCGATCCGAAGCGAGGCCTCTAGAAACAAGCCGGCCG
Protein-coding sequences here:
- a CDS encoding wax ester/triacylglycerol synthase family O-acyltransferase, which translates into the protein MAELHQLTSSDAAMLFLETPDTPNHIAPLIICDQSTVPGGTTLRLRQIKAKMERALDGAPNFRRRLVRPPLDIDNPYWVDDPNFDLDFHLRHLALPEPGDWRQLSIQVARLLSRSLDPNRPLWEMYVIEGLDRVVDLPPGAFAVLLKIHHAMMDGMGAMSLMDGMFDRSPLQPPEPSAAKWRPQPGPHMTEIISRGWLNAGLRFSKIGVRLNALAAKAVRERLSGPTEESPIPANAVPKTPFNGPLTPARVYDLKQYPLKRIKSLRSLVPGSTVNDVGLALITGALRRYLIGRNALPADNLICAVPVSIRSEASRNKPAGNEISAIYTPIPTGTEDPLERLRLIAAQMAQQKVLDRALSARSLVDLTSELPGTMGGLISRGMTAIGDRRGRALIANTLVTNVPGMSAPMYFCGARIVNIVGGGPCVTNMGLIHLIGSYCDLFNINVVGCRDLVPDIGFYMECVEDSVAEYFDLYAALVGHDVTSSPVSRRTKKKAL
- a CDS encoding wax ester/triacylglycerol synthase family O-acyltransferase translates to MRRISASDAVFLDMETPNAPLVIGGVFLLDPTTAPGNFVRHRDILDYVDSRLHLMGNLRRKLVHHPLGLDEPRLIDDPDFDLEFHVRHIALPKPHDWRQLKILTARLISRPMDMHRPLWEMYIIEGLDELEGVPKGAFAMLFKMHHATFDGKAAGAALWAFMQDTPDCEPVPPQKRWVPERNPNALGWTVNSVQEGARQWLANLRAMPSLGKGMVASIKSDASKRPTDWREMLAPKTRFQNKITTHRVWDFVRFEMADVQELRAALGKPKMNDLLLTVVGGALRKYLAKHGELPEKSLLTICPINVRGSGDPAEGGNFVSGMRVPLGTDIAEPLARLDAIAESAKKGKAQSEALGGHFLGDMLALTPYPVRTRIMRGISGMAGRGNASLPGFANTTVTNAPNPPGGHYFAGAKVLCYAGFGPLFEGTGLFHTITGMDFEITISATSCREVLPDIAFYIECLRASFADLQIAAREKAATK
- a CDS encoding formylglycine-generating enzyme family protein, with product MKLVGGTFSMGQDDVYREEGPVRQTHVDSFSIDPHEVTNAQFARFVQSTRYITVAEKPVDPSAFGIPVAEIPPDMLKPGSAVFSPPAYPTNNYQDWWKYVPGANWRMPYGPQGPRQVPDEPVVHLAWQDMTAYAKWRGGRLPTEAEWEYAASAGQVASTAQPSEANSWQGVFPQFNTEEDGFKAIAPVGCYHPNANGLYDMIGNVWEVTSDFYKPGHDPKETDNPQGPSAAEAYDPSNPGFPSRTMKGGSYLCAPNYCQRYRPAARQGRDPGMGSSNVGFRLVYDQPG
- a CDS encoding alpha/beta hydrolase is translated as MATLFLALGAAGLFGVKPRWLPPGMLLIYWLPSWLGQSLAAQIMVASAIIAGLGEGTAQVIAVLATVVLFVVHLRNRRDGQAVMAAVKLEERLPVTAGFCPFSSRHGIKRIQGVAYAQGGERNTLDIITSSDAPTEDARVLIHIPGGAWVTGKRNQQARPLIHHLARNGWVCVDINYRLGPRNRFPAMLTDVLRAIAWVKTHIAVYGGDPGRIVLTGGSAGGHLTALAALAHDRDEAKPGFEGVDCAVRAAVALYGRYDFIDRNRLWGRNHDKLIQFAAEKIMPRDAGPQLWDLASPIAQVRGDGPPLLVIHGRHDTLLPSEEADLFADAQRAAGGKVDGVTLSGGQHAYDMLESAMTVGHMRAVRHWLESRM
- a CDS encoding acyl-CoA synthetase, which translates into the protein MTHPRVHALHHPDKPAVIMTDGSATLTYGELEDRANRGARLLRARGIENGDTVAYWLGNGPGIFEVYWAAQRCGLYITPIATALTGEEASYIVANSGAKLVVVAPEMAGLSGLDVAPNVEVLTFKEWREECARHRPEPIGDESPGFHMVYSSGTTGRPKGVRLTLPDGGVTDLHMLAAKARDGYGIGPNDIYLSPAPLYHTAPLAFTTTCHRLGSTVVQMPKFEPEAALAAIERYGATITQMVPTMFVRMLKLPEQLRGRYDLSSLRTVIHAAAPCPVPVKRQMIEWLGPIIHEYYGGSEGNGSTAISSEEWLEKPGSVGRANWGTLHICNDDGDELSAGEQGIVYFEGGWDFQYLGDDDKTRDSRNPKHPTWSALGDVGYLDEDGYLFLTDRRSYMIISGGVNIYPQEIENLLIMHPEVADAAVIGVPHPEFGEEVKAVVQPVELDAAGPALAEELIALCRQNLSPIKCPRSVDFDPALPRLDNGKLYKRLIKDRYWQGRSTRISG